In Holophagales bacterium, one DNA window encodes the following:
- a CDS encoding DUF3883 domain-containing protein translates to MARLEELQPNAAVRGILPNTLTTVVSVQWFGSDALELTYKDPAGRVANEILYRHDEPRLEVVETGRPWSFDGEGGLFRLVSEAHRIRLAHLFDPVLAVHTSLVEPLPHQITAVYEAMLPRQPLRFLLADDPGAGKTIMAGLLIKELIVRGDLQRCLIVCPGSLAEQWQDELNKRFHLPFEILTNDKLEAARTGNWFLETNLVIARLDKLSRNADVQEKLATPDCRWDLIVCDEAHKMSATFFGGEIKRTKRYLLGQRLATLTRHFLLMTATPHNGKEEDFHLFMALLDGDRFEGQFRDGAHTTDVSDLMRRTVKEGLVRFDGTPLFPERIAYTVPYKLSDPEARLYREVTAYVREEFNRAEALQNEKRAGTVGFALTILQRRLASSPEAIYQSLRRRRERLEKKLRELEVLHRGAVGSAIEAGTRTLDADDWDDLDEAPDQEVEQVEEEILDQATAARTIEELKAEIATLRQLEELASSVRRSGQDCKWRELALLLGEIFTPSTLADEVAEAERPFGHEDPPKPTPSPRQKLVLFTEHRDTLNYLQEKISTVLGRRNAVVVIHGSMGREERMKTQEAFRHDPEVQVLVATDAAGEGINLQRAHLMVNYDLPWNPNRIEQRFGRIHRIGQKEVCHLWNLIAEETREGDVYRTLLEKLDEARKSLGGQVFDVLGKVQFDGRPLRDLLIQAIRYGDLPEVRARLTQVVEGAFDLEQLVLLFEERALAHDALDSTRLQRVRDEMERAETRRLQPHFIESFFLDAFRRLGGSIRQREGRRYEVTHVPAPVRNRDRLIGQGEPVLPRYERVAFEKGEISPQGLAPAAFLCPGHPLLDAVIDLTLERDRDLLRRGAVLIDPADAGETPRVVFALEHAIQDASLTRVGERRTVSKRMLYVQMDPAGNARHIQYAPYLDYRPLEKGEPAVEALLDRPECAWITRELERTAQGHAIAELVPAHLAEVRDRRVAWVERTRAAVKARLTREIMHWDHRAQELQHQEQAGRPNARLNSQEARRRADELQGRLKKRLEQLDLESQISALPPFVMGGFVVVPAGLLDKMAGRGPSVTLPTRDTQAAAARARELVMATERSLGFEPVDRELDKLGYDLESRDPHTGRLRILEVKGRIEGAATLTVTRNEVLYSLNQPESYILAIVEFGQDGNHRVLYLREPFRREPDFGVTSVNYDFAELLVRALPPA, encoded by the coding sequence ATGGCACGCCTTGAAGAGCTCCAGCCCAATGCCGCTGTTCGCGGCATTCTCCCGAACACCCTCACCACCGTCGTCAGCGTCCAGTGGTTCGGAAGCGACGCCCTCGAGCTGACCTACAAGGACCCTGCCGGGCGGGTCGCCAACGAGATCCTCTACCGCCATGACGAGCCCCGGCTGGAGGTCGTGGAGACCGGGCGTCCTTGGAGCTTCGACGGGGAGGGCGGGCTCTTTCGGCTCGTCTCCGAGGCCCACCGAATCCGTCTCGCGCACCTCTTCGACCCGGTGCTCGCCGTCCACACCTCTCTGGTCGAGCCGCTCCCGCACCAGATCACTGCGGTCTACGAGGCGATGCTGCCGCGCCAGCCGCTGCGTTTCCTGCTCGCCGACGACCCCGGAGCCGGCAAGACGATCATGGCCGGCCTGCTCATCAAGGAGCTGATCGTCCGTGGGGACCTCCAGCGCTGCCTCATCGTTTGCCCCGGGAGCCTCGCCGAGCAGTGGCAGGACGAGCTCAACAAGCGTTTCCACCTTCCATTCGAGATCCTGACCAACGACAAGCTCGAGGCGGCACGGACCGGGAACTGGTTCCTCGAGACCAATCTGGTCATCGCGCGGCTCGACAAGCTCTCGCGCAATGCCGACGTCCAGGAGAAGCTGGCAACGCCGGACTGCCGCTGGGACCTCATCGTCTGCGACGAGGCGCACAAGATGTCCGCCACCTTCTTCGGTGGCGAGATCAAGAGGACCAAGAGATACCTCCTCGGCCAGCGGCTCGCGACCCTGACGCGGCACTTCCTGCTGATGACGGCGACACCGCACAACGGGAAAGAGGAGGACTTCCACCTCTTCATGGCGCTGCTCGACGGCGACCGCTTCGAGGGACAGTTCCGCGACGGGGCCCACACCACGGACGTCTCGGACCTCATGCGGCGCACGGTGAAGGAAGGCCTGGTTCGCTTCGACGGCACGCCGCTCTTCCCCGAGCGGATTGCCTACACCGTGCCATACAAGCTCTCCGACCCGGAGGCCCGGCTCTACCGGGAGGTCACCGCGTACGTCCGCGAGGAGTTCAACCGGGCCGAGGCTTTGCAGAACGAGAAGCGCGCCGGTACGGTGGGCTTCGCGCTGACGATTCTCCAGCGCCGCCTCGCCTCCTCGCCCGAGGCGATCTACCAGTCGCTCCGGCGCCGCCGCGAGCGCCTCGAGAAGAAGCTGCGCGAGCTCGAAGTGCTTCATCGCGGGGCGGTCGGCTCGGCGATCGAGGCCGGCACCCGCACGCTCGACGCCGACGACTGGGATGACCTCGACGAGGCCCCGGACCAGGAGGTCGAGCAGGTCGAGGAGGAGATCCTCGACCAGGCGACAGCAGCCCGGACAATCGAGGAGCTCAAGGCCGAGATCGCGACCCTCCGACAGCTCGAGGAGCTGGCGAGCTCGGTGCGGCGGAGCGGGCAGGACTGCAAGTGGCGCGAGCTCGCCCTCCTGCTCGGCGAGATCTTCACCCCGTCCACGCTCGCCGACGAGGTCGCAGAAGCAGAGAGGCCTTTCGGCCACGAAGATCCTCCGAAACCCACGCCGTCCCCACGGCAAAAGCTGGTGCTCTTCACCGAGCACCGCGACACGCTGAACTACCTGCAGGAGAAGATCTCGACCGTCCTCGGCCGGAGGAACGCAGTCGTCGTCATCCACGGCTCGATGGGCCGCGAGGAACGGATGAAGACGCAGGAGGCGTTCCGCCACGACCCGGAGGTCCAGGTCCTCGTGGCCACCGACGCTGCCGGCGAAGGCATCAACCTGCAGCGCGCGCACCTGATGGTGAACTACGACCTGCCATGGAATCCGAACCGCATCGAGCAGCGCTTCGGGAGGATCCACCGCATCGGCCAGAAGGAGGTCTGCCACCTCTGGAACCTGATCGCCGAGGAAACCCGCGAGGGCGACGTCTACCGCACGCTCCTCGAGAAGCTCGACGAGGCGCGCAAGTCGCTCGGCGGCCAGGTCTTCGACGTTCTCGGCAAGGTCCAGTTCGATGGCAGGCCGCTGCGCGACCTGCTCATTCAAGCGATCCGCTACGGCGACCTTCCCGAGGTGCGCGCGAGGCTCACCCAGGTCGTCGAGGGGGCCTTCGACCTCGAGCAGCTCGTTCTGCTCTTCGAAGAACGGGCTCTGGCGCACGACGCGCTCGACTCGACCCGCCTCCAGCGGGTGCGCGACGAGATGGAGCGTGCCGAGACGCGCCGCCTCCAGCCGCACTTCATCGAGTCGTTCTTCCTCGATGCCTTCCGGCGGCTCGGGGGGTCGATCCGCCAGCGCGAAGGGCGGCGCTACGAGGTCACCCACGTGCCAGCGCCGGTCCGCAACCGCGACCGGCTCATCGGTCAGGGCGAACCAGTCCTGCCGCGGTACGAGCGGGTCGCCTTCGAGAAGGGCGAGATCAGCCCGCAGGGGCTCGCTCCCGCAGCCTTCCTCTGCCCTGGGCACCCGCTGCTCGATGCGGTGATCGACCTCACCCTCGAGCGCGACCGGGACCTCCTCCGCCGCGGCGCGGTGCTCATCGACCCGGCCGACGCGGGCGAGACACCGAGGGTGGTCTTCGCCCTGGAGCACGCGATCCAGGACGCGAGCCTCACTCGCGTCGGGGAGCGCCGGACGGTCTCGAAGCGGATGCTCTACGTGCAGATGGATCCCGCCGGAAACGCACGGCACATCCAGTACGCGCCCTACCTCGACTACCGACCCCTAGAGAAGGGCGAACCGGCCGTCGAGGCTCTTCTCGACCGCCCGGAGTGCGCCTGGATCACGCGGGAGCTCGAGCGCACCGCGCAAGGCCACGCAATCGCCGAGCTCGTTCCGGCGCACCTTGCCGAGGTGCGCGATCGGCGTGTTGCCTGGGTGGAACGCACCAGGGCCGCCGTGAAAGCCCGCCTGACGCGAGAGATCATGCACTGGGACCATCGCGCGCAGGAGCTCCAACACCAAGAGCAGGCGGGTCGCCCCAATGCTCGTCTCAATTCACAGGAGGCCCGCCGTCGAGCCGACGAGCTCCAAGGGCGTCTCAAGAAGCGCCTCGAGCAACTCGATCTCGAGTCGCAGATCTCGGCGCTCCCGCCGTTCGTGATGGGTGGCTTCGTGGTCGTGCCGGCCGGGCTTCTCGACAAGATGGCCGGCAGAGGCCCGTCCGTGACTCTGCCGACGCGTGACACCCAGGCCGCCGCGGCGCGCGCCCGCGAGCTGGTGATGGCGACGGAGCGCAGCCTGGGGTTCGAGCCGGTCGACCGCGAGCTCGACAAGCTCGGCTACGACCTCGAAAGCCGCGACCCACACACCGGCCGCCTGCGCATCCTCGAGGTGAAGGGCCGCATTGAAGGGGCCGCGACGCTCACCGTGACCCGCAACGAGGTTCTCTACTCGTTGAACCAGCCCGAGAGCTACA